CGAGAAGGTTAGGATCCCATCTCGACTGCACTTGTTATAGTGCTTAATACATTCAACTGTTTCCAGCACATGCGACAAGTGAACGCGCCGGTGATCGAGGCGTCCATCTGCGAGTCGTACACCAAGCTGATGGCCGGCCACTACATCTGCGTGGGCGGCGTCAAGGACCCCAACAGGCACTTCTGCAGGGTATGTTTATTCTACGGCGGTTTCGTAGCAGCAGAGACACACGCGGTTATACCAGACATTGGATTTTTGGAAGCGAAATTAAATGACAGATAGGCTGTTCCTATATCGATACATTTATCTATGCTTTTCTCACTTAATAATGATCTAAATAGATCAATTACTGTGATTCTGAATGATTTATTAGACTTCatcgtaaaaataaataacatcaaagaaaataaaaaccggcctaatgcgagccggactcgggcacgaagggttccgtaccattacgaaaaaatcgcaaaaaaaacacgtttgttgtatgggagccccacttaaatatttattttattatgtttttagtatttgttgttatgcggcaacagaaatattaataattatgtaaagtaacatcatctgtaaaaatttcaacggaccagctatcacggttcatgagatgagcCTGGTGAGACAGACGGatagcagagtcttagtaatagggtccatttgggcacggaaccctaaaaaatatacgCAACAATAAATACGCACATAAATGTATCACATCTCAACCAATAATGTAAGTATGGTCGATGGCGCATACCTAAATTGCTTAAAACGTTATTAGCGTAACTTATTCAGTACCAGTAAAACCTATCAAAACATAAATACTCAATGCATCAGTTTACCAGTGACAGCAAGACACCAATCAAAGCTAAAACGCTCTCATCTCGGTAGTTGTTTGTTCTATCCTTTTTCTACTTGAGTACAGTGAAAATGGGCCAAGTCTAGGGCTGGCTGCAATCAATACCTCGCAAACTCTTAGATGTAAAGTATCGAAACGCGGTAACGAAAAACGCTATTCATACCCATAAATAAACATGCCCGGCGGATGCTCTTATCCTAATTCATTAGAATGTCaaattcaacattgaatttgCATTCATCGGTCTGAAAGTGGATTACTGTTACATACGAGTATGGTAGATGGTAGATACATTATACAGTAGAGGAAGGTATAGAATGTGAATATGTGCGTGTGCTTTAAATTTGTCaggtaaaaatatgtaataaaaaaaattccgAAAAGTAGGCgtggcgtggctcactccgcgatttagtcgcgtcgctacaagtaacATGCGGCCTACActaattttggtgtctagcttgcgccacctagcggtcatatctgtcgtaatacaCGCGTTTTGTTAGTGAACTTTCTGTACCAAGTACATTAATTTATTCTGTGCGtagtcaatgtggagaagaccgtctaTCAGGTAAGACGGACAAGCCCTTTCGTCGCTTCTAACTGTTGCGTAGGTCGGTAGAACAGAAGCAGCGAAGTTCTTCCTTTCTGATGATTAAATACGCTAGTTCTTGCCCTATGATCGTTTTTCCAACCAAAAATTTTATATGTCATCTTTCCCACATTGACCATTAATAAGGTATATGCTTTATAAAATCAAAAAGTTTTTAATCACGagttgttaaacaaaagttgtGGAGCCCTAAAAATACCCAGCGAGCACACGAGGTAGCCCTACTAGCGCTGCTGCCGCCTCGTCCCCTTTCATTTCGTTTGCATATCTGTGAATTGAAAAACAAACCCTAGTAGATGGAGCGGACCCATTTGTAATATGCGAGCCAAGTGGGTCGCCAGTTGAGAAGAAActtcctttttttttctctggTTAGCTTGTGTGGATGAAGTCAGATCACAAACAATATTGTGTGTGGATATGATTGCGGTTTGATTAAGAATAATACGAGAAcataaataggtaattaatatacctattgctttaaactaacacgattttaaCTCATAATTTAAACGGAAACGGGACAATCTCGTGcacttacgtttattttttatttattttttgtaaaaaaaaatctcttccTCTTTCAAAGTCGgtatttttttgtctgtatacctaaataaaaaatgttctaTAAACGATTGACATCTTTCGCACCAAGGATGGGTCAGTAGTTTTGACGGTACAATGGAACACACCACACAAGCATACTTACCTTACACATATACATGCATAAACTGCTAAAAGCATATTTAATCCTTTCcgtcaaatattataaaatcacTTATTgctcattatatttatatcgttAGTGATAAATTACGAAATTCCCTTAAAAACCGACAACTTgaagaaatattaaaaacaggaCATTATAACAAAGTTACAAAACTCTTCGAGTGATATTCAACTTCGGGAAGAAGTTTAGCGAAACCACACAAAAACTCACGGACTTTGGAGATTTGTTCTTACGCTTTCGTCCCTAATAGcttatttataaatctttattatatgtaggtaatttgGTCTTCTTTTAAGGAGTAATTTACTACgagaaaaacaaacaaaaaagtgtgtgcgGGTAATCTTTAcacgcgattgaagtaaaacttctttgacgtttatcgctatgttggcactttgaggTGTGCCCTattcctattgtgcgtgtgtcactactgaacgttacgtccatcagaaaaaaccggccaagtgggagtcggGCTCgcatacgaagggttccgtaccattacgcaaaaagacggcagaaaaatcacgtttgttgtatgggagccccacttaaatatttattttattctgtttttagtatttgttgttaaagcggcaacagaaatacatcatctgtgataatttcaactttctagctatcacggttcatgagatagcctggtgacagacggacagacagacagacagacaggcagacagacagacagcggagtcttaaaaaataataataatatgaagtcttagtaatagggtcccgttttcaccctttaggtacggaaccctaaaagaaactgagttaccctctagtcgcgcccaaagaagttttacttcaataagtTTGTTTCAATGCTTACGAAACATAATAAATTTTAGAgtactatattataaattcacatAAAAACAGAGTTCACTTGTCTTTAATAAGAGGACGTTTttatgaaaatcatatttttttagtatataaaataaaataaatcatacttAATGTagtttcaatatatttatttttcagagaGACAACGGCGGTGCGGTAATTCAAAACAACACGCTAATCGCCGTGTCCTCGTTTCTCCACACTTGCGCGCTCTACTCCAGGAGCCACGCCTTCCCCAAGGTATCCAGCTTCGCCAGGTGGCTGGACTCCATCGTCTGGGACGAGAACAATCGTCCCACTACCGTACAATCTACGACAGTACAAGtagcaaaaaaatcaaacaCCACTACTCAATCTCCAAACCCGGAAAATTCGGATCCGAGAAACGTTTACCAGGACCCAAGAAAATTCTTATTAACTTTGCCATTCGATCCGATCGATGTGCCATTAGAACCCACCGGTGATAACTCCGTGCTTCCTAGGATGAGTTTGTACGAATCATACCTCCAGAATATGGCTAGAGCGAGGACGAGTACGACTGAGGATCCAATGGAAATTGAGGAGCAGGCGAGGCAAATGTGGCTACAAAAATTTGGAAAGAACGTAGTGCTGCCTCCAGGTTTTTTGGTGTAAGAAATAAATGAACAGAGCTGATTCTTATATAAACTTGCATTATTTATATAAGACCTATTCTTACCTTTGGCTATAAAATCTTATTTACAAATTCAATGTAGGTATAAACtgtataaacttaaaaaaaaaaacagtatttagCGCATGTAGTATTCAACCTTCTTGACGTTGATTGTTTATGTTGTTTAAGTTACAGAGCCTTGaacatcgccgtcgagtcgcttgtcTATCGGTATTCTATTGAATACATTCCGGGGAGTGtgcaggaactgcacgacctaatcccaccttccccttttcatcatcggacatccaggcgcggggagcgaatgcactaGTTCGTGGTCCACGTTCCATTTGTTcgcacgaaacgttttgcctcctcctttttggtacggacggctaaagaatggaatgcgctcccgccatctgtattccctgatcaatatgacctcggtctctttaaagcaagagtgaataggctattactgaaccggcgagctccatcttaggccctgtcttcactctccatcaggtgtgactagggtcAATAGCCgatcaataaataatatttatttgatacatattttattggGTTGACCAACTAATTATTTTGGCTACTAACCAATTTAAACAACAGCAGACCACAATTTAACATTCCATAAAATGAAGCACAGACCACAAAACTGCAACTATTTTATTGCGTGACACAAATTCAATGGTCACGTAGTATCTAATGGCTTCCACTGTCAGCCTCCGGCGCTGCGGTAGTTCCACCAGgttgaaataaaatttactcGTGACAATTAAATCCTGCAGATATATAAAACATTCCTTGCCTTTACGGAAGCACTTCACAATTGCAATATTGTTCTCACAATACTTtcaaaagaagaaagaaaacatTCCACGAATTGTCTTTCACATAATATATCGTCAACACACCCCTGCCGTTATTATAGGTGTTATTTATGTTGCCTTCATGAACTTTGTTGTTCAACTTTTGCGATATGCGGAATACTTACTGTGCTATTTGTCACACGCTCGGCTCTCGAGGCTATGTAGCGGTGCGTACAAAGTATTCCAATAAGGAATTTATTTTTGAGATAGAATTTCTTCGCGGTTGCTGTCGTCATGATAgtatataaaatgtgtatgcATCATATGCATGTGACTTGGAACGGCAAATTGTATCCAGGTATTAAAGTTGAAATGTGCTGTGCATATTAACTACCTACTcgctaaatacataattattaaattgaatatagaAAGGATGATGTAATGGAAATAAGGAGCATTGGCTGAACTTGTTGACTTGcttaaatctaatctaatctaaagtTGAAATGTGATGTGCATATTCCTATATTATATATCCTACTCGCCAATTACataattgttaaatttaatatagaaaGGATGGAAATAAGGAGCATTGGCTGAACTTGTTGACTTGCTTTACAAAAGAggtgaattttgaaaatttgttATTTCTACGGTAGAGACAGTTAGAAAGAAGTTAGTAAGCGTTGCAGTAGcgtaagggcgtccgctagctggcgcgggtgtACGGAGCGAGCTCACGCACGCGCATGCCATTATAGGTGAAATCCGTACCATGCATCCGCGCCAGTTAGTCCATACTATTGCCCGTtagtaaactcgcattatttggtgacacgcctaattcggtgatacaagttttgaagcatgacaccgaggatagcaagtgaat
This DNA window, taken from Cydia strobilella chromosome 21, ilCydStro3.1, whole genome shotgun sequence, encodes the following:
- the LOC134751062 gene encoding trypsin-5-like, with the translated sequence MRASLSYLLVVSALWHARAKLNSDEEEDSGEQTLGSGENSNSTVPPTLDENDNLEQGAQESSEGLGAAVTRIYQHPYAASLMNNDTYVCSLVVLNTYWLITQSKCFGSDVLASYVTHRGLGNYSVRVGSSYNNKGGTLHKIQMMINNFDLKVTAVKLQAPIAFSSRVSAVRLPNPDEPVTLGFLATMIAWTPTGHMRQVNAPVIEASICESYTKLMAGHYICVGGVKDPNRHFCRRDNGGAVIQNNTLIAVSSFLHTCALYSRSHAFPKVSSFARWLDSIVWDENNRPTTVQSTTVQVAKKSNTTTQSPNPENSDPRNVYQDPRKFLLTLPFDPIDVPLEPTGDNSVLPRMSLYESYLQNMARARTSTTEDPMEIEEQARQMWLQKFGKNVVLPPGFLV